The following are from one region of the Nicotiana tabacum cultivar K326 chromosome 3, ASM71507v2, whole genome shotgun sequence genome:
- the LOC107764096 gene encoding pentatricopeptide repeat-containing protein At3g57430, chloroplastic-like, with the protein MSSWTCTLSTSPLSPPLQQPSPSFTQNPPRKLPSTPSPITTLISKKFEQEPTSETPSAAPGIDTLRSQVRLNCFKDAVFTYMHMTAEGIRPDNFVFPAVLKAATGLQNLDLGKQIHGSVVKLGYDTISSTVANSLIHLLGQCGGSVHDVYKVFDRITQRDQVSWNSLINALCKFEKWDLALEAFRLMGLDGFEASSFTLVSVALACSNLPRTDGLRLGKQVHGYSLRIDDSKTFTNNALISMYAKLGRVDDSRAVFELFAHRDIVSWNTIISSFSQNDQFKEALDNFSFMIQEEIKPDGFTISSVLPACSHLALLDVGKQIHCYVLKNDDLIGNPFVASSLVDMYCNCRQVESGREVFDSSLKRSIGLWNAMLAGFTQNGFFKEALLLFTEMLEFSGISPNPTTMASVLPACVHCEAFTVKEVIHGYVIKLGFADEKYVQNALMDLYSRMGKINISKYIFDSMESKDIVSWNTLITGFVVCGYHEDALILLHEMQTPKINNDCKNDVEFQLKPNSITLMTVLPGCAALVALAKGKEIHAYAIRNALAMDIAVGSALVDMYAKCGCLDIARRVFDSMTNKNAITWNVLIMAYGMHGKGEEALELFRVMVLEGKVKPNDVTFIAIFAGCSHSGMVDQGRQLFRQMKNTYGIEPTADHYACAVDFLGRAGNLEEAYQLVNEMPSKYNKIGAWSSLLGACRIHRNVELGEISARNLLELEPNVASHYVLLSNIYSSAGIWEKANMVRHNMKKIGVRKEPGCSWIEFGDEVHKFVAGDASHPQSEQLYGFLETLSEKMKKEGYVPDTSCVLHNVNEEEKENLLCGHSEKLAIAFGILNTPPGMPIRVAKNLRVCNDCHEATKFISKIVKREIIVRDVRRFHHFRNGTCSCRDYW; encoded by the coding sequence ATGTCCTCTTGGACATGTACACTCTCTACTTCCCCTCTTTCTCCTCCTCTTCAACAGCCTTCCCCATCATTTACTCAAAACCCACCAAGAAAACTACCTTCAACTCCATCACCTATAACTACCCTCATTTCCAAGAAATTTGAACAAGAACCCACCTCAGAAACACCCTCTGCAGCTCCAGGGATCGATACTCTTCGATCTCAAGTACGCTTAAACTGCTTCAAAGATGCAGTCTTTACATATATGCATATGACTGCTGAAGGCATTAGACCTGATAATTTTGTTTTCCCTGCAGTTCTGAAAGCTGCTACTGGCCTTCAGAACTTGGATCTTGGAAAACAGATACATGGTTCTGTTGTTAAATTGGGGTACGATACGATATCGTCCACCGTGGCGAATTCGCTTATCCATTTGCTTGGGCAATGTGGTGGTAGTGTTCATGATGTTTATAAAGTGTTTGATAGAATTACACAAAGAGATCAAGTTTCTTGGAATTCTTTAATAAATGCTCTTTGTAAATTTGAGAAGTGGGATTTAGCATTGGAGGCTTTTAGGCTGATGGGATTAGATGGGTTCGAGGCTAGTTCGTTTACGTTGGTGAGCGTGGCACTTGCTTGTAGTAATTTGCCTAGGACTGATGGGTTGAGGCTTGGCAAGCAAGTTCACGGGTATAGTTTGAGAATAGATGATAGCAAAACATTTACTAACAATGCTTTGATATCTATGTATGCTAAATTAGGAAGGGTTGATGACTCAAGAGCTGTTTTTGAGTTGTTTGCACACCGGGATATTGTTTCGTGGAATACTATTATAAGTTCTTTTTCACAGAATGACCAGTTTAAAGAGGCGTTGGATAACTTTAGTTTCATGATACAAGAAGAGATAAAGCCTGATGGATTCACGATTTCAAGTGTTCTTCCTGCGTGTTCTCATTTGGCTTTGCTGGATGTTGGGAAACAAATTCATTGTTATGTCTTGAAGAATGATGATTTGATTGGGAATCCATTTGTTGCTAGTTCGTTGGTTGACATGTATTGCAATTGTCGACAGGTTGAAAGTGGGCGTGAAGTTTTTGACAGTTCCTTAAAAAGAAGCATTGGGCTTTGGAATGCTATGCTCGCTGGCTTCACTCAAAATGGATTCTTTAAGGAGGCATTGCTGTTATTTACAGAGATGTTGGAATTCTCTGGGATAAGTCCAAACCCGACTACTATGGCAAGTGTTTTGCCTGCCTGTGTACATTGTGAAGCATTTACCGTTAAAGAAGTCATACATGGGTATGTTATTAAACTGGGTTTCGCAGATGAAAAGTATGTTCAAAATGCATTGATGGACTTGTATTCTAGGATGGGAAAGATAAATATTTCAAAGTATATATTTGACAGCATGGAGAGTAAAGATATTGTTTCATGGAATACTTTGATAACCGGTTTTGTAGTTTGTGGTTACCATGAAGATGCGCTTATTTTGTTACACGAGATGCAAACACCAAAAATAAACAATGATTGCAAGAATGATGTCGAATTTCAGTTAAAACCCAATTCAATAACCCTCATGACTGTCCTTCCTGGTTGTGCCGCGTTGGTTGCTCTAGCAAAGGGAAAAGAAATACATGCTTATGCTATCAGAAATGCATTGGCGATGGATATTGCTGTGGGAAGTGCATTGGTTGATATGTATGCAAAGTGCGGCTGCTTAGATATTGCTAGGAGAGTCTTTGATAGCATGACTAACAAAAATGCGATCACATGGAATGTTCTCATTATGGCTTATGGGATGCATGGAAAGGGAGAGGAAGCCTTAGAACTTTTTAGGGTGATGGTTCTAGAAGGGAAAGTGAAGCCCAATGACGTCACATTTATTGCAATTTTTGCCGGATGCAGTCACTCAGGGATGGTAGATCAAGGTCGGCAATTGTTCCGACAAATGAAAAATACTTATGGTATTGAACCCACTGCAGATCATTACGCCTGCGCTGTTGATTTTCTTGGTCGTGCAGGGAATCTAGAAGAAGCATATCAGCTTGTAAATGAGATGCCCTCTAAATACAACAAGATTGGTGCCTGGAGTAGTTTACTTGGGGCCTGCAGGATCCATCGCAATGTAGAACTTGGTGAAATTTCGGCAAGGAATCTCTTGGAATTGGAGCCAAATGTAGCTAGTCACTATGTTTTACTTTCCAACATTTATTCATCTGCTGGGATTTGGGAAAAGGCAAACATGGTTCGGCATAACATGAAGAAAATTGGAGTAAGAAAAGAACCTGGGTGCAGTTGGATTGAGTTTGGAGATGAAGTTCACAAGTTCGTTGCTGGAGATGCATCGCACCCACAAAGCGAGCAGCTCTATGGCTTTCTTGAGACTTtgtcagaaaagatgaaaaagGAAGGTTATGTGCCAGACACTTCCTGTGTTCTTCACAATGTTAACGAGGAGGAAAAGGAAAATCTACTTTGCGGACACAGTGAAAAATTAGCTATAGCTTTTGGTATCCTTAATACACCTCCTGGAATGCCGATACGGGTTGCAAAGAACCTCAGGGTTTGCAATGACTGCCATGAGGCAACTAAATTTATCTCAAAGATTGTGAAGAGAGAGATCATTGTTAGGGATGTAAGGAGGTTCCATCACTTCAGAAATGGAACATGTTCATGCAGGGATTATTGGTGA